The sequence ttattatgaattatCGTATACCGATTAATCTGTAAGCAGATGAGATAGCTACTCATTTTCACCATAAAAGGAAAACATTTCATCACAAGATTGCAGTGCGGACAGAGAGGGTTGTGGTTGTCGTAGATAAACCTAGGTTTCGTCACAAAACAGGAAATTGaattaagaacaaaacaaacagattgtggGTAGGAAAAgacagattttttagtgtgttgAGAACACTGTTTGGTACACCAAgtataataatacaattggttggaaacttgtaaaaaaaaaaaaaaaaaaaaatttccaactaTTTATATCATATGGTGTATTAGACCGTGTTCCCGATATCAACGAGATTTGGATGTCATGCATACAAATAAAGCCCCTTATTACTGTCACATTATTATGTCTTGATAAGATCTTTATTTATTCCCTGCAAGTACCAtatgagaaatgctaaagagactctCTATGGATTCTCTGTTTGTCACTTCATgtttttgacataatattttataatgttagcacCATAATTGACTGTAAACTGTAAGGTAATATAGAGTATATGAAGAGTTCCACTTTAAGAgtgtctccttagcatttctcatacCATATTCTGACACCATAGAAAGTAGCCATTTTTTATTGTAAGTTTTAGTTTTCACACGTATTTATGTTATGCGAGACAACCGCAAATAAATCTTTTTGTATATACAACTTTTATCAAGTTTAAGAGTTATAATTAAGATATTCCCggttgtatatatttatatgtttttagtCAGTATAATTGGAGCTCATCATTTGTGTGTACGTGATAGATATCCTCGGTTACACGGCAGAATCTCACAGGAATGTCATAGCCAATAAACTAGGCTCCTATGCATCAATTTTTTATGTGTGAAGAGAAAACACGAATAAATACATGCAACAATCTATTGTTGCTGATTGTGTACAACTTCAGACTCATGAAATTTGTAGCCACTCTACATATCTCGTGTGTAAAGTGGTACATCAAATGTGTCGAACTTGATACATCAAGTGTCATAAtgcaattaattaaaaaacaagaTTTCAAATCTTTATTTTCAAGTTTCACATCTAACAGGGACCCAATTATTCTCTTTGGGACTTTTACAGCAACAAAGAAACAACCTCAATCTACTTGCCCACCATcccataccttttttttttcttgtctgGTTTGGTGGTAGGGAATGAAACTTATCTACGTTCACTTCTTCTGGTTTGCAGTTGACTGGTTTTTCCATTAGTGTAAAAACGAAGCTTCATGGACTGATGCAGTACATGGGGAACAAATATATTTAAGGTTTTAGTGACTTCTTATCTCTTAAAGCCTTTGTGACCTTTCTTTTAATTGAATTGCCTAGTAACTATCCTACTCTTAAATATTTAGTATACCAATGTTTGTAATTTCCCTATTTAAAGGGCTCCATATGTATCCTTAAAGTGGTGAAATTAGTGAATTAAAGTTAATCTAAGAAGAGAGTGGGCTTTCTCCTCAAAATCAAGTGTGAGATTTGGTTGTGTCGAGTGAATCCACGATTAGTGACGTGAGTGAATCCGTTGCCCCTGGTCGAGTGATTCCCAGGTTCTATCCCTGTAGAGACGTGAGTGATTCCGTCCCCCCTAGTTGAGCGATTCCCAGGTTACTACCCCTTGTCTTTTCGAGACCCATGGTTTTTTCTGCATCAAGTGGCATCAAATAGAGATGGCAATTCAAACCGTTAAACTCGATAACCGTGTATAACCGCCTGAGAGAGGATTTGGGTATGAAAATTTGGGTATATTATGGAAATGGGGAAAAAACGTGAACTTTAATCGGTTATGGTTTTGTATATGATTATAAGGGTCCCCAATCCATATCCGTCCCCAAATCCGAATCCGAAccgaataatatataatattatttggtttatgtaatatatatatatatatattgtatttgaGTGAAGCTATACCATCATTACCATATTCATTATTCGCTGCATAATGTATTTAGTATATTATTCGCCGCATAATGTATTACAAAATTCATTTATTgttattgtggagccaaaaataatcatagggcaacacatggatttttggtaaaaaggacaaagttaCTCCTGAGACACACCGGTTCTCCTACGCCTGAGCAGTGGACAGTCATTCTTTAATCAAGCCAAGAGTgtccaaaaaaggtaaccaattccaaattatctcatccatcctcatcttaggtaattacttcataacctacaaattattccatatacatagagattaattggctaattaatggattaattcctaattaatccattaatcaccaattaaatcacccattTTCACACCTAAAACCTCTAAGGCCCGGCCACctccattccctatatatatgaccctattttttctaaaaaaagggttccacactcttgcaaaactcccaaaaactctccaaaAACTTttatctctaaattctaactttggcatcggaggttcttcggccaaagcctcccattcattgtgggcgggtgaggctcttggccttgacctaaggtgttaattgttttgtaggttcaATTTTGtcaggtgcaattttgtccaagaagaagaaggcggaaatttgcattcataaattggtgttttcattgaGAGATGAGTaccacactcgtagaagactctcgcatccaaggttttctattttcttgtccatttgtagatttttcgtacgttcttattattagaattttttatttgcaaaaattctttgataaaacgtaaaagagaagtacaatggctagaaatttaaaaaattcaacaaatgaaaatttcaacatttaagaGATGGGACCACGGCGATtcacgaggctaaatgtgacaataagtggagcagcaccacaACCACAAGTTTCctccatgggaaccaccgtggtggctgcCTCGGTAGCCACTCGCGGTGAGGTCCATGGCACCATTACCGCGGCGAGGTCTATGGCACCATTACCACGGCCTGAGTCGTGCCATTAAAGCAATCCCAATACATGTCACTTCAagcccaatgtgttgccaagcCGAGCCCTAGCCTCGCACCCACATACGCCACACGCCGAGCAGCCTACTCACGTGGCCCAGCCTGCCCCCATGGCCGagcctgctcccgccgagtAGCCTACTCCTGTGGCACAACATGCTCTATCTAAGCAGCCCATTCTCGTGGCACAGCCTGCTCCCTTTGAGCATCTCATtctcgtggcccaacctgctctcgcAGCTCTGCTTGCTCCCATAACCCTGCCTGCTCCCATGATttcccaagcagcccaagtcggctcGAGAATATCTCGACCATCCAGAGCAACCATCAAGCCGGGGGCATTTTTACCATATTTCTccacagatttgacatttcccaactcaaatctcatgCCTAGAGTGTTCCATACTTCCACTGCTTAATGAGGCACATTCTTTCTAAGCTCTTCCAAtctaaatggcgaacaacacttgtctcgacaagtcataaagTTGACGAGctcccttgcacaacagacgacCTTgatgaatcaacttttgcaatgcACCGAGATCTAACGTGCCTTGGACAAGGTATCCCTaagtaggacaagggtagaCGAATCTTTCCAGCAGCATCCCGGTAAGCAGctactcgaccagccacgagccgagcgtTCGGGTAGTGTACATTTCTGATTAGGCCCCCAAGATAGCATATACTTCCATCTTATAGcacggaggagcgtgcactctcgactaggcctgAGGATAAGTATACACTCACGATTGGGGCTACACTtagataatcaacatgagcagcctTCCAGGCAATGCATTCATTCGCAGCTAGGCCCGTAAAGAATATCATCCACATCATATCGGAGCAGACAACACAGCAGACGgaaagaagcagtcactcaatccggctcaagttcaaccagtagCCTGTGAGTTACAcactcgcctgctaggaatatACCACACCCACCGTAGCCGCGGCATAGACAAGCCGAACATATGGAAGAACAGCTTAGACTATCACATCACGATCAGGGGCAATCAAGAGCTCTGCCACcccaacaaaggaaaattcaggaagaagtagaaaggctcctgaccaagcgattgcgcaATTTCTCGCGCCAACCAAAGCCTCAAAAGGGCACAAGATGAAACACCTAATGATGGCGCAATAATTCAGAGAGCAGCTCATTGCGTTTACACCTTAACGTGGGTTCCACAAACAGTTCACCAAACAAGACCTCGCAGTCTGAAGATTATTTCAGTTGTCTAGCAGTCCAGCTTTCCTCAGCTGCACTCACGACAACGACTTCCATGATTTCCAGTGcgaaaggataaactaattgctctccagtgcgagagggtaaaccaattccccgacacccatatgggtttgctctccaatgcaagaagataaactaattgctctccagtgcgagaaggtaaaccaattccttGACACTcgtatgggtttgctctccagtgcgagaggataaactaattgctctccagtgtgagagggtaaaccaattccttgACATTCATatatgtttgctttcctgtgcgagaggataaactaattgctctccagtgcaagagggtaaactaattgctctctaatgcgatagggtaaactaaATCCCTGACAGCCAtttgggtaagctctccagtgcgagaaggcTGCATAGTTTaaaagatcaaatgcttgaagatcaactaaGCAACAAATGGTTAGGGGGCAGCAGCCACTTTTACACTTAATAGTTCGCTCATCCGACACTTCATTTTCAGAAACTCTGATCTTGGCAGCTTTATCCTTGACTGCTCCATCTATGGCAGTTGAAAAATCAAACTTAAGCAGTTTCCTCATATTTAGCAGGCAGCCCAAACAATTGCCTATTCCACGCCACTTCCTCGGCCCATGTCGAACCAATCATTGGCTTCAATCCAGCCGAGTTGCTCAAGCAATGGCCCCTGCCACATCACCTCCTTGGCTCATGCTAAGCCGACTCTTGGCCCCTGCCAGCTGATGTGTCGTACCACCCTGATTACTGCCCTGTGGCAGCaccacccaagaagaagacaagaagaaattaagtttttattacattggtgcggcatagagaagacgaagaaagcaacaaaagacggtcatttgcatgggcaagatgtagaagattgctaaatgagggggaacaaatatcctctaaactctctctctctcttgtaaggtagaataaatcactctccaaagttgatttaataacccacttaaggtggacttaaataggttttgagagaaatttatttccctttcctagaatgatctaatttcatattaaagaggGATTCTACATCAAAACAGGAAGCGGTTCTAAGTTTCCTAGAGCAAAAAGATctttacacctgctgccctttcttacgagtagcccaacaggtgtgggggcatttgtggagcaaaaaattatcacaaggcaacacgtggatttttggtaaaaaggacaaagttaCCCCTGAGACACACCGGTtatcctacgcgcaagcagtggacaatcattcTTTAATCAAGCCAAGAGTGTCCAAAAagggtaaccaattccaaattatctcatccatcctcatcataggtaattacttcataacctacaaattattccatataaatggagattaattggctaattaatggattaattcctaattaatccattaatcaccaattaaatcacccattttcacacaaaaaacctttaagggccggccaccaccattccctatatatatgaccctattttttttctaaaaaaggggttccacactcttgcaaaactcccaaaaactctccaaatacttttctctctaaattctaactttggtatcggaggttcttcggccaaagccccccccattcatcgtgggcgtgtgaggcccttggccttgacctaaggtgttaattgttttgtaggtgcaattttgtccaataaGAAAaaggtggaaatttgcatccacatttatgttttatttatttattattaaacgTGGCTATTTAATGACAAAATTAGTATTCACTAAATTATTGTGCGCCAATTGgatgaatataattttttgttgttgacgaAGATGGATATAACCATTAATTGATAGGAAATCCGTTACCCGGtgggtatggttatggataattcCCGATAGTTATTTTGCagttatggatatggttaattATCATGGTTATGGAATAGATATAAGATTTCCGTCCCCAAATTGAACCGTTGCCATCCCTAGCATCAGTGCAGGTTTTCTGCTATGgagttaaaaggaaaaaaaaaatcatgttgtTGATTCTACACTTCTCTTCAAATTTCAGTTCTCTTTGTCCTAATCACCCAAAAGGTTACCTATAATTGGAAAGGTCTGCGAGTCCACTTTCTAACAGAACAGACAGTGCCtcaatcaaaattttttttgcAGCAATTTGCTAGCAAATAGTGTAAGGTGTATGTTTTGTGCAAAATCTGCAAGGCGCAGTTTCGTTTTCAACGAAGAGATATACCAGCATCTTGTTCCAATGAATAATAATCAGGTATATGAAAACCACTCTAGTATGATATTTATCGAGGAAGATCTGTTTTATTCACAAAGAATTGATTGGAATTTACCTCCACTATATGATGAGTATTCGGAGGATGGTGTTTTGATGATTCCTATCCAAACAGGTGCTAACGTTGAAGTGAATATTGAAGAACATGCTTTGATAGATATTTGCAGCTTGGAAAGTTCAGAATATGAAGgatttggattttttcaagaTGAGAAGATTGATAGTCCAATGTTAAGTTCATCAATAAGCTACGGGCATGTAAAATTGTGGTCACGGCCAAGTGATGAAGGAGCTGTTCAAATTTGCTTTTTAATTCTCCAGCACATTGTTAAAGATCAAGTTTTGGGGACATTACAACCGATGGCATATCGTTGGGAAGGTCGAAAACCTAAATTCAAATTAAGATTAAAAAGATACAAACTCGAGGACGAGTTTTTTTCGAGAAGAGTAGAATCATGCAGTGCATGGGGAACAAATATATTTAAGGCTTTAGTGACTTGTCATCTCTCAAAACCTTTGTGACCTTATCTTTTGATTGAATTGCCTAGTAACTATCCTACTATTAAATATTTTGTATACCAATGCTTTGTAATTTCCCTATTTAAAGGGCTCCAAATGTATCTTTAAGGTAGTCAAttagtgaattaaaaataatccaagaagagagagagttttcTCCTTCCTTAAAATCCAGTGTGAGACTTGGTCGTAtcgagaagaagaaaatgatgcaatGCATGGAGAACAAACACATTTAAGGCTTCGTGGTTTCTCATCTTCCAAAACTTCTGTCACCTTCTCTTTTATGAGTTGCCTGCCTAGTAACGATCCTATTATTAAATATTTAATCTACCAATGCTTTGTAATCTCCCTATTTAAGGGGCTCCAAATGTATCTTTAAGGTAGTcaattagtgaattaaaactaatcCAAGAAGAGAGTGAGTTTTCTCATTCCTTAAAATCAAGTGTGAGACTTGGTCGTGTCGAGTGAATCCACGGTTAGCGACATGAGTAATTATGTTGCCCCTAGTCGAGTGATTCCCAGGTTCTACCCATAGAGAAGTCGAGTGAATCCATTGCCATTGGTTAAGTGATTTCCAGTTACCCCTTGTCTTTTCGAGACCCTTGGTCTTTTCTACGTCAAGTGGCATCATAGTAGGTTTTTCGCTGCAGTTAAAGATCATGGCTATGATTATCAATCCGTTTCAAGATCACATCGTTGAAGAGATTAGTTTTGTCAATTGAAATTCTCCGCCAATTTATGACAAATATGTTGATGACGATGAGTTTACTGTTGATGTGGCTCATCAAGGAGTTTATCTGCTGCTAGGAGATGAAGGCTTTGTGGATTGGGGTTATCCACATAATATGAGTACAATGGCGGAAACATTTTACATGTAGCTTCATAAAGAGGAACTAAGGTGTACTTGCTTTGGAATAACATGGAAGCGGAGTTCAAAGGAATATTTTGTGTGACAGAACAACTTGGCTGCTCTGGATTTGCTTTTGCTATTGTGGCTGTtgtggaaaaaaattgaaaggtaTCCAAAAGATCgaggaaaacaaaatcaaaggaAACTCGAGGACGAGTTTTTGTTCGAGAAGAGGAAAATGATGCAGTGCATGGAGAACAAATATATTTAAGGTTTTCGTGGCTTCTCATCTCCCAAAACCTTTGTGACCCTCCCTTTTAATTGAATTGCCTAGTAACTATCCTACTCTTAAATATTTAGTATACCAATGCTTTGTAATTTCCCTATTTAAAGGGCCCCATATGTATCCTTAAAGTAGTGAATCAAAGTTATTCTAAGAAGAGAGTGAGTTTTCTTCTCCTTAAAATCAAATGTGAGACTTGGTCGTATCGAGTGAATCCACGATTAGCGACGTGAGTGAATTCGTTGCCCCTGGTCGAGTGATTCCCAAGTTCTATCCCCATAGAGACGTAAGTGATTCCGTCCCCTCTGGGTGAATGATTCTCAAGTTACTACCCCTTATCTTTTCGAGACCCTTGGTCTTTTCTACATCATGGACCCCAGGTTATAATATTCCAAAATAGTCATTCCAATTTGTCTTTCAATCACAATTAATTTGTTGAGCTAATTTTGTTGTGTACGTGTAAAATAACCAATCAGTGTCCTTTTTATATCTAAAAAAATTGTATAATCCTACAGAGAATATTTATATTAGGCCTCGGCAATTGATATAAAAGGCAACCTGTATGAACACATTCTTAGAGTCAATAATAGCAGAGCTTCTTAGAGGGGAAGTAGATAGGTTGTAAAACAATGTCCTGGTTTCTTACAGTCATCTTTCTGGTCACTACTCTTACATTTCATACTCCTTCAGAGGCTATCTATGAGGAGATTCAGCCTTCTGCAGTAGTTGTGGGAACTGTCTACTGTGACACATGTTTCCAAGAGGATTTCTCAAATACCAGCCATTTCATTTCAGGTAAattcatctcaaattttcaacaagttcttcatcaattttatttttctattgtaGCCAGTTCAATAATTTCCATACACCCCTTCTCTTCTTCTATACacactcatgtttatattttaatcattaaatttgaataaatcagagaaaaattaaaagaaggaaataaacaaaagtgtacaaatggagaaaatgtaaAATCTAAATGACTGAAAACCTTTATACAGGTATTTCCTACGAGTCAACCATACAACTACgaaaaattaattaacacaAATCAACAGCAAAAAAAACTCACTTAAACTAATTCCTTGACGGTAGGATTCTGCTTTCAATCACGATTTCTTTCCAACAGACAACAAAACGTTGGAAGTTATGTCATCGTAACTTGTCATTTTATTGTCAGTCAACAAAACTTCCTGACATGATATGGATGCATTATCCATCAATAATCTTGTGGGGGTTTTTGTGCAGGGGCTTCTGTTGGTGTGGAATGCATAGATGGGACTTCAACAAAACCAAGTTTCAACGCACAAGTGAAAACAAACAGCCATGGGCAATTTAAAGTACATCTGCCCTTCTCAGTGAGCAAAGATGTCAAGAAAATTGAAGGATGCTCCGTGAAACTAATCCGCAGCAGTGAACCCTACTGTGCTGTGGCCTCATCAGCCACCTCATCTTCCCTACACCTCAAGGCAACAAAACAAGGGACTTACATATTCTCTGCTGGTTTCTTCACCTTCAAGCCTCTCAAGCAACCCAGCTTATGCAACCAGAAACCCAGCATTCAGAATTCCAAGAAATTAAATTCCCAGAAGTTCTCAGAGATGGCATTCCCATCCTCTTCTCAGGTGGACCCCAAAATGCCTGATCCCTCTCTCAACCAATCTGATCTCCTAGGTCTCCCAATCGATCTCCCAGGACTCCCAGGACTCCCAGGTCTCCCAGGACTCCCAGGTCTCCCAGGTCTCCCAGGCCTCCCAGGACTTCCAGGGTTGCCCCTTGCTGCTGAAAAAACTTCATCTAAGTCCtccaactccaaaacttcaaaGAATGGGCAACTAGGTGATAATAAAGAAGTCACCCATCCAGATTCTCCACCAGCAGGTTCAGCACCATGATCCCAACCTACCACCTATCCTGATTTCTGTTGGGTTCCTATCTTATTGGGCGTAACCCGTTTAAGTATAATAAGCCCATTTAGGTTTTCTGAGTTGTGGTTTCCTGAACTTCTACGTATATAGTATCTTCCTTCTCTTTTGAGAACCATGTGAAATATTGAATGTTTAAGTTTTATCTGCTTTTCCCATTTTCTCTCTACTTTTCCCTCTTTCTTCCCTAACGAGAATGTGTCGTTCATAGACAGCTACAAGTACGGTAATATAATACGATTCAAATATTAGTTAAATACAATGATTATTgttgaaactcaaaatttcagAATAAGAGAGCCGCATGGATTcagaaataaattttttatatatatcaaTTATTATTGAATATTACCCATGGATGAAAAAGGTTATGGGTATTATTTGCCGAGAGAGGAAAAACAGAAGTGGGTCGGCCAAGCTTTTACTATGTGGTCCCCTTAGAGAAAACCTGTTAAAAATGAACCGTTTCATCAGAAGGAGGCAAATAGCTGTACGGAACGACGACGTCCCTGAATTAAGTCATCTTCTTCGAGTGCGGCGAGCCGTATCACATACCTTTCCTGTTTCCATCGAGTTTGATCTATTTCAACTCATATTTCGACCGAGTAGCAGGGTAATGATTgcggggaaaaaaaaaaaaaattagggttagggttttggagaataattttgtgactagggttttgggttttggattgttttcacaaaatcattcTCCACTGGTGAAATaaatcaccataataatagCAGTAGGCTATGATTTTAACTTAATCAGTACCCAAATGTAAAATTTTATGCTTATTTCCGCAAATACTATTAACAATTTAACAtggagttttaattttttatgaaatttttgtAGTTGGTTGGGTTTGTATGATGAGTATTAGTGTTCTAAGACACACTTGTTAGTCCAACTTCAAGCAAATTTGCAATCAGCAGGTCCATTCTCTCTAGCTGCGACCTTCCTTGCAAAGGGAGGAATCTTAACGGAGTCTTCAACCCTTCCCCAAAAGCTATGAATAAACTCTTCAACGACGACGGTCCAATTAAGCCCACTAACTTTGACATTATTGTTATCGGAACGGGCCTCCCTGGATCAGTGACAGCCGCCGCAGCTTCTACTGCAGGAAAAACTGTTCTTCACGTACCTTGACACTAACCACTTTTATGGTGACCACTGCGCCTTTCTTCCCATTGATGATTTGACTGTCTTCCTAAATTCTCATGCTTCCCAACCCTCCGCCACTACTACCACCAATTTGATCACCTCTACAAGTACAAGCCATGATGATTGCATCGCCTTACCCCTCACCCGCTAGTTGCTTTACGCCGATACAGAGACCGTTACATATGCCCCTCAAGTCCTTGCACAACATAATATAAGCAAACCTCGGTCAAATAATATAAACTTGAACGCCATTTTGAGCATTGTGAGATAAGGGAATGTGCCAGAAactattatgttaaattaattctACATATTAAACCATTCAAATATGTGATGTTTATTAATAAGCATTTTAGGAATATCCCTGACTATGTTTTAGATTAACATGCGCTTAGCAACAGAAAATTGTCATGGAGAAACGGTTGCCCAAACTTAAGGCCGCAATTTTGAGTGCTCAGAAGTGCTTGGAAGATTGCAACTATGTTAGGGGATTGGTGAGTGACCATCATACGCGGAGTTGGTCTGCAATTTTTAGTTGTACAGTAGTTGTATAGACAGTCCATTTTTCTACGTTAGCAGTAcaaattctttttgttttcatcTTGTTTTTCCTCTCTTTAATTGTCTGAACTGCAATACGTTTCTGCAGCTTGATGAATGGTGGGACTCCCACCCACTGTTGCTCATCCCTAGGTGGGAGCAACCAGCAGCAACTGTTGTTGACTGGGTCTGAGTCGATGGATTAAATGTTGCTGCCTGGCATAATCATGTGAAGCAGCTCCTTGAATTTTATGATCAGGAGCACTTGTGAATATTATTCGAGTACTCAACAAACAAGATTTTCTGGGGATCTAACTGGTCTTCCTGTTGgtagtcccacatc is a genomic window of Malus domestica chromosome 09, GDT2T_hap1 containing:
- the LOC103400168 gene encoding uncharacterized protein isoform X1; its protein translation is MSWFLTVIFLVTTLTFHTPSEAIYEEIQPSAVVVGTVYCDTCFQEDFSNTSHFISGASVGVECIDGTSTKPSFNAQVKTNSHGQFKVHLPFSVSKDVKKIEGCSVKLIRSSEPYCAVASSATSSSLHLKATKQGTYIFSAGFFTFKPLKQPSLCNQKPSIQNSKKLNSQKFSEMAFPSSSQVDPKMPDPSLNQSDLLGLPIDLPGLPGLPGLPGLPGLPGLPGLPGLPGLPLAAEKTSSKSSNSKTSKNGQLGDNKEVTHPDSPPAGSAP
- the LOC103400168 gene encoding uncharacterized protein isoform X3, whose translation is MSWFLTVIFLVTTLTFHTPSEAIYEEIQPSAVVVGTVYCDTCFQEDFSNTSHFISGASVGVECIDGTSTKPSFNAQVKTNSHGQFKVHLPFSVSKDVKKIEGCSVKLIRSSEPYCAVASSATSSSLHLKATKQGTYIFSAGFFTFKPLKQPSLCNQKPSIQNSKKLNSQKFSEMAFPSSSQVDPKMPDPSLNQSDLLGLPGLPGLPGLPGLPGLPGLPLAAEKTSSKSSNSKTSKNGQLGDNKEVTHPDSPPAGSAP
- the LOC103400168 gene encoding uncharacterized protein isoform X2, whose protein sequence is MSWFFTVLFLVTALTFHTPSEASHEKNDPSAVVVGTVYCDTCFQEDFSHTSHFISGASVGVECIDGTSTKPSFNAQVKTNSHGQFKVHLPFSVSKDVKKIEGCSVKLIRSSEPYCAVASSATSSSLHLKATKQGTYIFSAGFFTFKPLKQPSLCNQKPSIQNSKKLNSQKFSEMAFPSSSQVDPKMPDPSLNQSDLLGLPIDLPGLPGLPGLPGLPGLPGLPGLPGLPGLPLAAEKTSSKSSNSKTSKNGQLGDNKEVTHPDSPPAGSAP